One region of Culex pipiens pallens isolate TS chromosome 2, TS_CPP_V2, whole genome shotgun sequence genomic DNA includes:
- the LOC120428718 gene encoding uncharacterized protein LOC120428718: MESLKHKLPSDVEEEDAFPEVKRVRPAADLPPEMWELIFRNLNAYWLRSARLTCSSWNQIIRGSSRLMAKFVLTLTTDNFKEDRKLVRKLLATGSGYTRAKLEFEQIGIHKPRENWLKPLGTTLRTLSVKFSGTEVLLTGLLKELPNLKQLKLIVRSHWFGSGVPSIRLDKLEELSINHPMPNILSFCRLMCPQLTVLKLNDYISYRPDLEKEIVAFINSTRRTLKELQFHLPERMIDDLVRIKELRLARLAVDGWGRDTLRFVEQQPNLEELNLLCVISIQNLNEIISVLSKLKNLRVVISEQGNHQPSLSLRKLSNIESLKISHGHWLIPTKELLILTGCNLTNLRDLSLSRCHLSSQVLTDLQGTNVSRLTLEFCSLPRLSDLARLKSLIHVELNENEYFSRSDDVDSTSSSVRSLKIVDADPRDLLAVVKVFPNLERFEAAGITYVDEAVFEMMSQHSPLVKELRFGKRCFFNIRTAVARLRALKTISIQRSDYESEDYAEQLRAESSNVALEFW; encoded by the exons ATGGAATCGCTCAAGCACAAACTCCCCTCTGACGTCGAAGAGGAGGACGCGTTCCCGGAGGTGAAGCGAGTGCGCCCAGCGGCGGATCTTCCGCCGGAGATGTGGGAGCTCATCTTCCGCAATCTGAACGCCTATTGGCTCCGGTCGGCCCGGCTCACCTGCAGCAGCTGGAACCAGATCATCCGGGGCTCGTCCCGACTGATGGCCAAATTCGTCCTCACCCTCACAACGGACAACTTCAAGGAAGATCGCAAGCTGGTGCGGAAACTGCTGGCCACAGGAAGCGGTTACACGCGGGCCAAGTTGGAATTTGAGCAGATCGGAATCCACAAACCGAGGGAAAACTGGCTAAAGCCGTTGGGGACGACGTTGCGCACGCTTAGCGTGAAGTTCAGCGGCACGGAAGTGCTGCTGACCGGGCTGTTGAAGGAACTGCCCAACCTGAAGCAGCTTAAGCTCATTGTGCGATCGCACTGGTTCGGTAGTGGTGTTCCCAGCATCCGGCTCGACAAGTTGGAGGAGCTGAGCATCAACCACCCAATGCCAAATATTCTGAGCTTCTGCAGGTTGATGTGCCCACAGCTAACGGTCCTCAAGCTGAATGACTACATCAGTTATAGACCAGATTTGGAGAAGGAAATCGTCGCCTTTATAAACAGCACTCGTAGAACGCTGAAAGAACTTCAATTCCATCTGCCTGAGCGAATGATTGATGACCTGGTCCGAATCAAGGAATTACGCTTGGCCCGGCTCGCTGTGGACGGATGGGGGCGGGATACTCTTCGTTTTGTCGAACAGCAGCCCAATCTCGAAGAGCTGAATCTGCTGTGTGTTATCTCCATTCAG AATCTCAATGAAATCATCTCAGTTCTGTCGAAGCTTAAGAACCTGCGGGTTGTGATTAGTGAACAAGGCAACCACCAGCCATCGTTGTCTTTGCGGAAACTGTCTAACATCGAATCGTTGAAGATTTCTCACGGACATTGGCTTATTCCGACGAAGGAACTGCTAATTTTAACTGGATGCAATCTTACGAACCTGCGAGATCTTAGTCTTTCTCGTTGCCATCTTTCGAGCCAAGTTCTAACGGACCTTCAGGGAACTAACGTGTCCAGACTCACTCTGGAGTTCTGCTCCCTGCCACGACTGTCGGACCTGGCGCGGCTGAAATCGTTGATCCACGTTGAGCTCAACGAAAACGAATATTTCAGCAGGTCCGACGACGTCGACTCCACCAGCTCCAGCGTTCGCTCGCTAAAGATCGTCGACGCAGACCCACGAGATTTGCTTGCCGTCGTCAAAGTCTTCCCGAACCTGGAACGCTTCGAAGCTGCTGGAATCACGTACGTCGACGAAGCCGTCTTTGAAATGATGTCGCAGCACTCGCCACTGGTGAAGGAGCTACGATTTGGCAAACGCTGCTTTTTCAACATTCGCACCGCGGTTGCTCGCCTTCGTGCCCTGAAGACGATCAGTATTCAGCGCAGTGATTACGAAAGCGAAGACTACGCTGAGCAATTGCGCGCCGAAAGCTCCAACGTTGCCCTTGAGTTTTGGTAG